The window ACTGTCAACTACAACTGACTGTATCTGCAAAAATATATGTACCATTTCATATTATACATCTCTCTTGTTTAGTGACAGAAATGGGCATACCATGCAACGCTGTGGACATCTGCTGGTCCATGCGGCTTTTCTGTGTTGCTGTACCATGTTCATGTGCATCAttaatacaaacattttctaTCTGTGTGACCTCTGCCCAGCTCAAACTATTCGAGTGGGAACGAACTGCACCGACCATCTGTGTTTCTGGATAAATAGGATGAgaagagacagaaaaagaaaaaacgctGACATGAAGTACAATAattgatttctttaaaacaacatttatttataccTCAGCACAatcaaatcttaaaatgaaagtaaaatgattattttttgttttaatgttattttattgatCCATGTGATAAGGAACAACAATATCAGGaaactgttttgttgtttgtatcTTGAAAATCTGAAATTCATCCTTGCAgagcttaaaatatattttttaacatgaatggccaaaacaacttaacgaaaaaaaaaaaaaaaacacttccagtTGTATAAAAGCAACTGATAAAGCTAAAGgcctaaaaaaaatacacagcagCAGACAAAAATAATACTACATTTTTGTATAGTAGCTGCTTATATTTAGACTTGTGGGATGCCACCTATAGTGGCCTTGCAAATCAGACTTTGGACAACATGCAACCAGAATAGTGTACTTACACATTCTCTCAAAGATTAAGATAGTATGTGCAATGATTATGGTATGAATTTTTTCCATAATTTAAAAGAACACAGCAGACATGGAAACAATAAAATCTTGGCAGCACTTTTGACTGACCATTGGCCATAATCCTCTGGTTtgcatgtaaaaaagaaaaaactttctcGATTCCCTTTCTGAAACTTTCTGGATCAACTGTTATTTTCTGTATAACTTCAGAGCATTCCATAAAGACTTGTGCTTAAAGCCTGGTATTTCTAAAGAAAAGATGACACAGAAATATGAAACCACTGAACTAAGAACTTCTAGATTCTTCTGATTTTAAATCTTCCTGGAAATAATACTTAATTATACTTTAGACGCTCCCTGAGTCTGGTCCTACAGAAAGAGAATGTCTTTACACAAATCTTCTTTCCATTACATAACACTGAGGACCTATGAATCAGCATCAGCAAAGACAACAACAACTAGCCAGTTAGCACAAGCTGCTGCCTTCCAAAAGAGATGAGATCATTGTTGGATTATATCCAAAGCCCCCATGTTTTTTTCAGGGTCAGAGTAAACTTTGCCCTGTCAAATCATGTCAGGGATCATTACAGACGCAAATGCACCATGTACCCTTTTGTCTCATCCCTATTCCTCACTATAATCAGCAGGAAAATGAGGCCAGAGTTTAAACATATCAACTTGGAGCACAGAAATGCTTTATGCTAATGGTATTTCTCTTCTTCTTCATGTATGTTCTTTGGTTCATTCAGTTTTGATTCATGTGAAATATTGCACATATGGtaattattagggatgcacgatattggattttggccgatattctaTTAgccaatattttcaaaataattttggccgatgccgataccgatatcgatatatatacaaatatatactgatatatttaaacttcaattttactgaagagaaatccatgtatctcttctgtagtGATTCtaccaaaaatgttttattttacaaatgaagacagacattcacatctgaaaaacaggtcaattatttcacttggagaatatcggtttggctcatcggcagaaatagtcatatcggccgataccgatgatggtcattttaagcttttatcggccgataccgatgttgtgccgatattatcgtgcatccctagtaattataacaaatatttcacaacaatTCATTTATACTGACTAGAACTAGACCAGATTAATGAGGtctttgtaacaaaaaaaaaatcagcagtgGCCTCACAAAAACATTGAGCATGTAGGATAAATCAAACTGCAACTAACCTTTCACAGTGTGGTCTGTGTCCTCCTTCTGCCTCAGAAGATCCATATTGGAGAGTTCCTCACTACTTCCATACTTCATAACCGAATTGATGGATGATAAAGTAGTAACCAGCTCACTGTTGATGGAGCTAAACTGAGATTGTTGAGGTGGGCCGAATGCATCTGCCAGCTCACTGTAGTTCTGAGCAAGCAACATCTGCTGTTCCTGCAAAAGCTTCTGCACTCTCTCTATGTAGTGATCAAGTCCAACATCTGCCCCAGTCTGTGAGTGGATGGGTGCTGCTGATAGGATTGATCCCACAGGAAAACTCTCAACTTGGATTGGGGTCGGAGACTGAGAAGGGCCACATGCAATGTTCCTCGTCTTCTGACCGACTAAAAAGTTCTCATGTATATCTGTGAGGCCAACCCCAATCTCTTTGGTTTTGCAAAATGGCGACTTGTCATGCGTACCTTCTTCAGATGCTGTAGTACCTATTGAAACTGAGCGAGTTTTTAATGTGGCCAGCACATCTTTTACAAGACCATCACCAATGGCAATTGTTCGAGTCTCCACTGGTACGGTGCTAACTTGTTTGTCTTTTGAGTATGGCATTGTACTGGTACAGGAATCCGTAAGAACTACCTTGTCTGTATTGGTTAACTTGCCTATTGTCTCAGTTTCTGTGTTTGTGTACTGTGAGGCACACATGGGTAAGACCATGACTCCAAAGTCATTTCTCTGAACTTCATCTGTTGCTGTGCTCTGGGTTGCCATCTCCTTGATGGGTCTGACCATTACATCCACTGAACAATCTCCACATCCAATAGACCTGAACTCCTTAGCTTGCTCAGCCTGGATTTTGCAAAGTCCTAAACCTTCGGCCGTTAATTCAGTGTTGATCCCCATTTCATATAGACTTAATTCCATTCCCACACCCTGGCTGCACATCACAACCTGCCTCCCAACACACTGATCCTTAACCACAACACGTTCTTGTACAACCCACTGCTCCATTGGCAACTCCGGACCCACTGAAACATGCCATGCCTCTGGTCTGCAAATAATGCCAACTGAATTCATTTGTTGGATATGATTTGTGCTTGCATTGCTAAATTCAACATGGTTGCCCACACCTTGGCTCTGTGTGGACACTCTGGCCTCCACTGAAGTGCTGTACATCTCGGGCCTTTCCATCATACACTTGTCTGCCTTTTTTCTTGATCCAGCCTCTTGAAGCTGAAGCTTTAGCTTTCCCATTTCCATTTGGTGGGTGGTCTCCTTAAGTTGAACCTCCAGTCTGTAGATCTTTTCTTTCAGGGCTTCAATGGTCTGGTGTTGCATCTCCATTTCAGCTTCTACTTCACTACTCAAACCTAGCATGGCTTCAGTCACACCAACTCCTGTGCTCCTCAACTCCTGCTCTGTTCCCACAGCCACATCTCTGTTTTTCCCAGGTGACCTCCGATATACAACCACATTGTTCATGTTCTCATCAGCTCCGACACCAATGGACTTGCTCTCACGTCTACACCACTGGACGTTTTGGTTTGTTCTTTCCTCTGTTTGGTGTAAGCTGTGCTTCCTTTTCTCCCCATTATCCTGCAAGTTCCTCTCCAAAGCCTCCACTTCAGCTGTCAGTTGCCTGAACTCTTGTAGCCTTTGACTGTTCGACTCAGTGTTCTCCATCTCCTCAATGTGGAGTTCAGTGCCTATCCTGAGCTGGGTCAGTGGCTCACACTGGTCAGCACTGCCAACACTATAGGAGCGCTTCCTGAAGCCTTCACCTAGACTTTGCCCCGCTACCTTGGAGTTCTTCATCTGGGACACTAGTTGCCTTTTTTCTTCTTGCAAGACTGAGATCTTGACTTGAAGGATTGGGATGGTCTTCACCTGCTCCTCCAGCTCTTTTAGTCTCTTCAGAGCCACTACCATCTGTTCTCGGATGTACTGGAGGTGCAGGGGACTAACATTGGTCACTGGAGTGGCCATGCCTGAGCTGAGGGGACTGTGGTGGATCGAACTGCCCATAGAGGATGTGAAGTAGGGGTTGTACTCGCCATTGCCTTGATGTCCATTATGTTGAAAAGAATGTGAGCTGGGTGAAACCTGGCTTGGTCCATAGGAGCCACTGTAAGAGGACAGGGAACTGGAAGAACCCATTCCTCCAAAACTGGCTAGTCGCCGACGAGGTGGCTCATTGACTGTAGGATGTATCAGGAGCCGTTCCTGTTCCAGTCGCCTTCGGGTCTCCATCAGTGTTTTCTCCACCTGTGGGTTATGGCGAAGAAGGCGGGGAGAAGGTGGAAGCAGCAGCTGCTTTGTCTCAGGGACATTCACAAAGGCTTGGGGAGCTTCATGGACTTGGGCAGTATGGCCAGGGGGGGCTACCTGGTTCTGAGGCATAAAGTAGACGGGCAACTGTTTGCTCTCATCACTGTTAGAGGAGGATAAGGAGTCTGTTGAAGTCCACTCAGCCTGGCCACTGCAGCTGCTCTGAGGAGGAGgcacagacttgaacacttttAGCTTCCTTTGGATGTTTAGCTTCTTGATGGTGTTGCCCCTCTCAATGTCATCCACATACTTAAGAAAGTCCAGGTCTAGCTGATAACCATACGGGGTTTCCAAACAGTACGGGTCCTTCTCATCATTATctttttctgaaaaaaacaataaaaagttaaattagtAGAACAAGTTATCTAATCACTCTacaatttattcaattatttctttaaaatatccaAAACAATGTCAGAGAAGAAAATGTACAATCAGtccttaaaatatattacatttttcaaagCTTTGTAGCACCATAAACTTTTTTGAGATTCCAAAGATCCCAAAATAATTACTTTAAgtcaaagtaataaaataacaacaacaaatgaaTAGATTAAAACAGCCAGCTAGtctaaaaacttaaaaataaataaattctctttTTGACAGAATGGTTTTACAGTCCCTGTTACATTAAGACCTTACAGTTGGTAACACCAAATGAATGATTAAAACAGCCAGCTAGtctaaaaacttaaaaataaataaattctctttTGGACAGAATGGTTCTATAGTCCCTGTTACATTAAGACCTAAACAGTACGTACAGTAGGTCTCTTACCAaaaatgccgcgtttccaccgaaattacccggaacatttgtaccaggaactatttccccaggaacttttttccccccagacctgttgctttctgcgtttccacctcggtgtaaagtaccaggaagattaggcaaatagactggtgatgtaggtctgcgagcgtttctcaatacaaagtacgcagATTTTGGACATGCATCCTCgatagttcagactttgtgcattcgactcgggagtgtgatgtccgcgatgaCGCAAATCCAGTGATTCTGCAAAGAGCAgggtacttgataacttcagtcagctgaccatggctactgcaattttcctctctgtatatttacaataaaacgaaatagaatatcaaataccactgcctccttttgtttttcatttaaacataataacagctgcagaaatgtacttagttcagtgatatgtgtatatatacagccattacaatgaaacaaaatattatataaatttgccttgtattttcatttgaacatatagataaattgaatacagaccaaagaaaacctgttagatttacccaaaactaatgatattttatgtttaaccactaaagtgacatcagagccagtggcacatatcagaaggtctagccgaggtgaggtcTAGCCCAAGtcgaaagttccagaactttgaaaaagtaccacctcaccagcagggactttctgaggggcattttttttttacccggaactttgtgtagttcctggttcctgcggtggaaacaggccaagtaccaggccaaagtccctggTTCCTGGGGGAAGTTCCTgaggtggaaacgcggcaatatTGTCACTCCTGTGGTTGCAAGCCCCAAGGTGTGATAACGGTGTGATCACAACTGTCATACCCAGTAATCATAACAGTGTTAGTCAGTCATTACAACACCCCTTTACATGTACaccatacattattttttacatcatAAGATTTTTCCAAGAAGAGTAAAACATTTACTAACAGAAACTGAACTTTCCATCTATCCATTTGCAACACCAGATTGTAAAAATGTTGTATTCTACACAACTTCATGTCAAAACAAACTCCATTTGTTTGCTGAGCATTTGCAAGGGGAGGGTAACTGGGGGTGGTGTTAAGAGAAAACAAGGAGAGGAAATATTTATTTCTACCCAAAGATCAAAGATTTGGTCCAATGCAACTTGCAATACCTTAAACATTTACTCACTCACTACCATGTAGACAAGAAATGCTTTCACAGAGAGGCAAAAACGTTAATGGTTTCTTTTCAGCTAGAAGCCAATGAATATCCATCAGCAGAGCTTATATCACAGTCCAAATTCCTCACCAGATAGAGAATTCCTCCTGTCATTTAGACAGATTCTCTCTCTAGATGCCAGCACACTTTTTGATGATTTAGAGTACAGACACAGTAGATTAAGAGCATTCAACAAACcattaaacacattttctttgaacattttaaggaaatatGTAAAATGCAAGAAAGCTTACTAGACCATGTAACACTGCCTTTTCCGTGTCCCTTATAACGACTTAACTGAAAGGGGTTTTGAGAAGGTTAAGGCAACCTAATCCGTCATTGTTCAAGCATCACTTACCCCAAGTCAAACAGCAGTCCTCATGCAGCGGCGCCTGTTCCTTTACAAGTCGTAATAGAGTTTTGTAACATGAACAAGCTGCAGGCTGCCTCTCCTCACTCACTGAGCACTTTCTCAACCTTCACTCCATAAGGGGAAAAAATTCCACTACTGGTGTAAACTTAGCCTAGCTCAGCACAGCCTGTGATAGGCTAAATGCCTCCACCAATCCTGCAGTACTTGCACGGTTTCATCTGTCGTGCCTCTTTCAAAGTGCTCCTTAAACACTTTGTAACCCCTTCAAACAGTGGTCCTTTCTAAGCACTCTTCCCAGGCATGTCTTTGTCATCAAGGATCTTAAACTCAGCAGACACATAGGCCTAATACAAGGTTAATTTAAGCTTTTGCTGCTCCTTAATGTGAACTATGTTCAAAATACCAATATATTGTGACATAGAAATTTCAATAAATTTAATTACAAGAAAATTTGCACAAATTACAATGTTAGCAGAAAgaactaaatatttttaaatactccAACTAAACTAAAAAGCTTAAATCTTTAACCATGCAACAATAATTCAACATCACTGACAAAACCTCTTTTACTGTAATGACACTGCAACGATTTCTAGCTTGTTCAACACACCGGCTAGCTTTACTGACTATAGCAGGAGCACAAAAGCAATGTCATGGAGAGGGAGACAGGCTTGTCTGGTACGAAGAACAGACACTTGGGCAGCTGAGTGCTGACCTCACTGGGGAGGAGGGGGATTGTAAACTGGAACACTAAAGGGGCAAGCGAGAAGCAAGGGGGAACAAATGAAAGCAGTGTGAGAAGCGGCTCCAAGAATAATCCACCCACACTCTCTTTCAGCAGTCTAGAATTACACTACCCACCATCAGACACAAAAACAGCCCTGAGGATGTTCAGATCAAAATAGTTTATGCTACAGGCAACGTATTGAAGCAAACTTACTCTGTGTTGGAAAGCACTTTGAACGGTACGAGCTAAGCTGGTCTAAAGTTCAACAACCATCTgacagcaagtaaaaaaaaaaataataataataataaaaaagccaaaCTTAGACAGTACTTCCAGAATATATCAAAGACAAATATTCACACTCCACCTGTGTGAATTTAAAATGTGTGGTAGTGCACTCCTGTATTGAGTGCAAAATGAGCAGAAAGAGACTCCATGTAAACAGTGTTTCTAAGTGGTGTGGAATACTGCGAAATCTACAGGAAGCTTTATTGTTCAAACAATAATGACAGATGATTATGTcgatttgaagaaaaaaatattaagtatattCAGCCCACATTAGGAGTGATTTAATGACTGTCAAATCTGTCTAGAccatttaaaaaattcaaaaatttcATCTGATTTGGTAGAGGGGAAAATGGTTTGAATATGgaaatatttctaaaatgtgaaaCAAGGGGTAGCCTTATTCTTCTTTTATCAGTGGTTGGCCGTCAGGGCCAGTGGGGCCTTCTCTGCTTgccctataaaaaataaaattatgtaaacaatgtttttattattatcattatctaggtataattttcatttgtttaatgtCCACAAAATGGCCTATAATTAGTTTTGATGAGGTTGATCTGGaatatcctacattaaaaaaaaaagtctgtggccagcacatagactgtataaaaacagggcCAGCACTACAGATAGTGCTTCCCTTTTGTTTAAAGACGTAGAATCTGATTTGTACCGAGTATTAGTGACAGACTCATTAGCCAATTAAATTTTGACATTCCATGACAGCACGCCCAGTGGAACCAGCAATGTGCCCAGTGCAACGTTAAATATACGTTTTTGGTGGGGTTCTCCTGCTAAAATTCACATTTCAGGAGCTAAACTGAGGTTGCTTCAAccagcagacatgaaaaacaacccacgGCAACATTGTTAAAGTAGCATAATTTGGCAACACTGCATCCATCATTTAGTTGGGAATTCATAAGCCGCTGAGCGATCAGCATTACACTGTCACCAGACAACATGCTGCCTTGCAAaaattggtcacactttattgtaAGGTCCGGTTCTCagtattaactaactattaatgaTCACCTTTCCCCCAATAAACTCTTAAtgactgcttattaatagttagtaaggtagttgttaagtttaggtatttggTAGGATTAAGAATATAGATTATGGTCATGCCAAAAATATGCTttagaagtactaataaacagccaatatgctactAGTTAATAGTgggaattggtccctatactaaagagTTACCCAAAAGTTTTAACAAAACTCTTATCTAAAAtctctagttatttttttttttttttgacctcttTTAGGTTCTGCCTGTTACACTAGTGGTCTTATTCCAATACAACACTCATGAGAGTATATTCATTATCAGTTACAAACCCCTGAGGACAATGTTTTCAGTCCTCGTGTAACACAAAGAAATCACAGTGGATCACTCACAGAGTTCAGGAGGATCAACTTTGGCACGGACCTGCTGAATATATTAGCAATGAAAATAAACGTCTATTTGAATGTCAAGCCTTTCAGTCCAGATTGTCAGGAATGGCCTTCACCCAAGTTATCCTTGACCGAAGGAAAACATtaacatttgcatttgtttttacctAAACATGtaggaaaattttaattttaatatcattataagGTAGGTAAATAAAGACCATATAAAGACCATCATGAAAAGATCATTATGAACTTTTTGGCTGCATGCAAGAATAAAAAGTGTCATTGAAGCTATAAATAGTTGAAAATATACAATGAAAATATGACTAATTCCAGTTCATTATGTAAATACTATGATAAAAGAATCCTGTAACCCCGAGTTGGAACTTGTGAGCATGGATATTTTGGTCATCTTTGAAACATGCACCTGGAACATGTTGATGCCTTTCAGAAGGCATTTCAGGCAAGAGCACTGCAAAAACTAAAAGCCACACCAGTGGCTTTAAACAGTCCAGTACATTAACAATGCAAGTTACAACATTACCTACTGCACTGGTGCTATAGAATAGGACTGATATTTCCTGGTGGATACAAAAAGAAACTTGTACAAGACCCTCAgattaaaacattcaaaaatgatctttaacataaaataattactaaCAGAGTATCCTGAAGAGAAAAAACAACACCACAAAACACAGTTGACATGCATTCAGTGATTCAGTAACTACAACAATTAATCTGTGTTACTTAATGCTGATTCCTTCAGTCTACCTTTAGATGCCTACAGCACTGAATATAATAAGTTTTTCTCACTTACTGGGACAGGAGTTTGACAAGTAGTACTGTAGCAGGCTAGCACTACTAGTCTGAGCATTTTGAGCATTCTGAGAGTcttttctcaaacacacacatacacaaacacacacagaagagaAAACAGAGGCCCTTTTTCTCCCTCCGGCCTGGTATTTCCTGACACGGCCCATGGAAACCACGTCATCCTCCCAGTTTAATTATCCCAGAAAACCAGGTCATTTTCAGGACCACactaacaaacacacagagtcatTAAGCAAGGACAACAACAATGCTGGAACAGATACAGAAGCTTCTCTAAGAACAGTCCTGCCATGAAATAACATAGCGAAACCAGAGAAAAGTGAACCAATTCAGTATTGAGCACTCAATATTAACTAAACCTGGAGTACATCCCAGACTAAAGCTAATTCAGCCAATATTAATAGTATAACTGAACCAAGAATATCAGAAGGAAAGGTGGTAAATTAAATGCagagaacttttatttttatacagcaATTTGCTTTGAAAAATTGTACCCTGTAGTTCTGAATAAAAACTTGACTTTACCGACAGTCACTAAACAAACTATAaagatgtttaaatgttaatgaggaACCAGATCACTTGTATGAGATGACCATTGTAACTCAACAGTAATCAAGTGGCCGTAATACTAGTGTCCAATGATTTAGCACGTCCATTAGCCTTTCATTGTTGACATGCTAATCAGCTAGCACTCTAGACTTCATAATGGCACAGCTTGGCAGCCTGGTTCAAGACCAAGTGCTCTGGCTTTAGTTTGCTGTGACAACACAAAATCTGCTTTAGGCTGTTACTGACCTGAATTTCATTGTGTAAACATCAAAAGTGAGGAATCAGTGACACAGACAACCAAAATGgccaaagaaaaagaaagaagctaTACTGTGTTAGTCTCATTAAGATGACGCTAATCTACAACAAAAACATGCCTGCTTGACATTTAAAGTATCATCAAAATTATCTTTTGTCAACACAAGCTTACTAAATGGCCAAAAAAGGAGCAAAACCCATTAAATCAATAATTTCTActgaatcacaaaataaaaagttattgacATAACAGTTCTTATTATGTTGTTGCTCTTTCACTTTATTGTCAGGAGGAATGCAGAGTGGAATGTGTTGATGTTGTGGTTGTGGTTGTGTGCTCCGAGCACGACAAGGCTGACAACCAATATTTCACAGCATGATGTGAGTCACACTTCTGTACGGTGTTAGACCTGCAGGACTTGTATCCTTACACAATGCCCAATAATCAGAAAAGTctttaaacatacagtacattctAAACATGAAATTAATGTGATAACAGAATACATAGACAGAAACCATGACATAAATCATACAATAGATTCAGTCTCTCAAAACACAAAAGCATCTATTGTTCATATAGCCATGTATTTATATTAAAGTTCATATACGTTCAAATGCTCACCTAAGTCTTCACTtgattaaagctgaagtgtgttcatttttttatggtaaagaggttatatgacgttgctaagaagaacattattttgtgttatttggtgggctgcatttatgtggtttaaggttaaaaaaaaaaaacgacaatcTCTAACAGTTAACTCCTTATCCTTCACATATGAAAGCTTACTTACTGGGAGTCAGAAGCACCACATAAGCGAAattattgacatttaaaaaaacagatttatggcgctgaatatataatcataatgcaACAGAATAATAATGTAAGAAGGGCCAACAAACTTCTAAATgacaacaaacttttaattttaaagaatatttagatcactgaaattatcaaaatatttgatACCTTAAACttgaataaatagtaaataaacatttaacaaaaagtgCAATGTAAcaaatccaaaaaaacaaaaatgcacaaagaaCTTGTATGGACATTTTTCTGTTTGCAGATTTTTCCCAGACCTTCTTTTCTCTGTATATTAAAGGTGCACACTGTTGCTGAAAAACACAATTACTTCTTAGCATTTAGATGTCCGTATGCACAAAGGCACAGATCCATAAACAAGATCATATCTGtagatgaaacttttttttgtgtatgtggcgagtggggcggggccgagaggcgtgggaacgaggagtgaggccaggtgtagtgattggagatgagctacacctgagccccaccgctagtatcgagtcccacgtaggagatggaaggatataaaacgggagcgacgaccgtgaaggacgagagaggaccaggcctgggacattactttatgtgtttgcttttagtttatgcgcgtcagtcgccgtgaggggctgacgcgctgttttgtgtttatttttggatattaaaatgctttttgattgtgcgccggttcccgcctccttcttcccgatgaatatggagatttgtttattacagtgtagaagcatttttttttttacatttgaactaGCATCTCATGATTACATGTTATGTACGTGAAGGTGCAAAAGACACAGGTGCAAGtagaatgtaaaaaaacatgTTGATATTAATTTTTAAGGGAATATAATGGGCGAGATATTGCATCACCAAAAATTATTAAGGTCATGTACAGATATGGCATGATAAGTcgaaatattgattattgcaaCAGG of the Carassius gibelio isolate Cgi1373 ecotype wild population from Czech Republic chromosome A5, carGib1.2-hapl.c, whole genome shotgun sequence genome contains:
- the LOC127999896 gene encoding KN motif and ankyrin repeat domain-containing protein 1 isoform X2 — protein: MAQTMHVNGNASEKDNDEKDPYCLETPYGYQLDLDFLKYVDDIERGNTIKKLNIQRKLKVFKSVPPPQSSCSGQAEWTSTDSLSSSNSDESKQLPVYFMPQNQVAPPGHTAQVHEAPQAFVNVPETKQLLLPPSPRLLRHNPQVEKTLMETRRRLEQERLLIHPTVNEPPRRRLASFGGMGSSSSLSSYSGSYGPSQVSPSSHSFQHNGHQGNGEYNPYFTSSMGSSIHHSPLSSGMATPVTNVSPLHLQYIREQMVVALKRLKELEEQVKTIPILQVKISVLQEEKRQLVSQMKNSKVAGQSLGEGFRKRSYSVGSADQCEPLTQLRIGTELHIEEMENTESNSQRLQEFRQLTAEVEALERNLQDNGEKRKHSLHQTEERTNQNVQWCRRESKSIGVGADENMNNVVVYRRSPGKNRDVAVGTEQELRSTGVGVTEAMLGLSSEVEAEMEMQHQTIEALKEKIYRLEVQLKETTHQMEMGKLKLQLQEAGSRKKADKCMMERPEMYSTSVEARVSTQSQGVGNHVEFSNASTNHIQQMNSVGIICRPEAWHVSVGPELPMEQWVVQERVVVKDQCVGRQVVMCSQGVGMELSLYEMGINTELTAEGLGLCKIQAEQAKEFRSIGCGDCSVDVMVRPIKEMATQSTATDEVQRNDFGVMVLPMCASQYTNTETETIGKLTNTDKVVLTDSCTSTMPYSKDKQVSTVPVETRTIAIGDGLVKDVLATLKTRSVSIGTTASEEGTHDKSPFCKTKEIGVGLTDIHENFLVGQKTRNIACGPSQSPTPIQVESFPVGSILSAAPIHSQTGADVGLDHYIERVQKLLQEQQMLLAQNYSELADAFGPPQQSQFSSINSELVTTLSSINSVMKYGSSEELSNMDLLRQKEDTDHTVKETQMVGAVRSHSNSLSWAEVTQIENVCINDAHEHGTATQKSRMDQQMSTALHGSQNTLKSIMKKDGHQGPNGTKKNLQFVGVNGGYETTSSDDSSSEESSSSGSEDEEEDKDETKMVNVRERRKEEFRNNEAVDEDRDTEDLGLDKRQRYELNEKMLSACNVLKSHLNDPKTLSSKDLRSCVNTVQHEWFRVSSQKTAVAEMVEDYLNAFRGVSPALLQHIVNMADGNGNTALHYSVSHSNFHIVKKLLDADACNVNQQNKAGYTPIMLAALAAVEAPKDMRVVEELFSKGDVNAKASQAGQTGLMLAVSHGRMDMVKALLACGADINIQDDEGSTALMCASEHGHVEIVKLLLSQPGCNPTLSDNDESNALSVALEAGHKDIAVLLYAHMNFSKAQSPGTPRLGRKTSPSPTRKGHI
- the LOC127999896 gene encoding KN motif and ankyrin repeat domain-containing protein 1 isoform X4, with amino-acid sequence MPQNQVAPPGHTAQVHEAPQAFVNVPETKQLLLPPSPRLLRHNPQVEKTLMETRRRLEQERLLIHPTVNEPPRRRLASFGGMGSSSSLSSYSGSYGPSQVSPSSHSFQHNGHQGNGEYNPYFTSSMGSSIHHSPLSSGMATPVTNVSPLHLQYIREQMVVALKRLKELEEQVKTIPILQVKISVLQEEKRQLVSQMKNSKVAGQSLGEGFRKRSYSVGSADQCEPLTQLRIGTELHIEEMENTESNSQRLQEFRQLTAEVEALERNLQDNGEKRKHSLHQTEERTNQNVQWCRRESKSIGVGADENMNNVVVYRRSPGKNRDVAVGTEQELRSTGVGVTEAMLGLSSEVEAEMEMQHQTIEALKEKIYRLEVQLKETTHQMEMGKLKLQLQEAGSRKKADKCMMERPEMYSTSVEARVSTQSQGVGNHVEFSNASTNHIQQMNSVGIICRPEAWHVSVGPELPMEQWVVQERVVVKDQCVGRQVVMCSQGVGMELSLYEMGINTELTAEGLGLCKIQAEQAKEFRSIGCGDCSVDVMVRPIKEMATQSTATDEVQRNDFGVMVLPMCASQYTNTETETIGKLTNTDKVVLTDSCTSTMPYSKDKQVSTVPVETRTIAIGDGLVKDVLATLKTRSVSIGTTASEEGTHDKSPFCKTKEIGVGLTDIHENFLVGQKTRNIACGPSQSPTPIQVESFPVGSILSAAPIHSQTGADVGLDHYIERVQKLLQEQQMLLAQNYSELADAFGPPQQSQFSSINSELVTTLSSINSVMKYGSSEELSNMDLLRQKEDTDHTVKETQMVGAVRSHSNSLSWAEVTQIENVCINDAHEHGTATQKSRMDQQMSTALHGSQNTLKSIMKKDGHQGPNGTKKNLQFVGVNGGYETTSSDDSSSEESSSSGSEDEEEDKDETKMVNVRERRKEEFRNNEAVDEDRDTEDLGLDKRQRYELNEKMLSACNVLKSHLNDPKTLSSKDLRSCVNTVQHEWFRVSSQKTAVAEMVEDYLNAFRGVSPALLQHIVNMADGNGNTALHYSVSHSNFHIVKKLLDADACNVNQQNKAGYTPIMLAALAAVEAPKDMRVVEELFSKGDVNAKASQVSAGQTGLMLAVSHGRMDMVKALLACGADINIQDDEGSTALMCASEHGHVEIVKLLLSQPGCNPTLSDNDESNALSVALEAGHKDIAVLLYAHMNFSKAQSPGTPRLGRKTSPSPTRKGHI